The following proteins come from a genomic window of Populus nigra chromosome 6, ddPopNigr1.1, whole genome shotgun sequence:
- the LOC133696438 gene encoding axial regulator YABBY 4 produces MSTLNHLFDPPDQICYVQCGFCTTILLVSVPCSSSSTVVTVICGHCSSLLSVNLTKISFLPFNLLTSLSHDHEQKELLSPDEVNAQKGLDTQSSFIAISSDNDEDIDKVNPVNRVINKPPEKRQRAPSAYNCFIKEEIRRLKTENPNMTHKEAFSTAAKNWAHCPHVHYKDDGESIGLEEENSTWSSDAAEVNIESKGFHERKVPRHYMWAKTPFE; encoded by the exons ATGTCAACATTGAACCATCTCTTTGATCCTCCGGATCAGATTTGCTATGTACAGTGTGGTTTTTGTACCACCATTTTACTT GTAAGTGTTCCATGCAGCAGCTCATCCACGGTGGTGACTGTGATATGTGGGCACTGCTCCAGCCTCCTCTCTGTCAACTTGACGAAAATCTCTTTTCTCCCTTTCAATCTCTTAACTTCTCTCAGCCATGATCATGAG CAAAAAGAACTGCTTAGTCCAGACGAAGTCAATGCTCAAAAAGGCTTAGACACGCAAAGTTCATTCATTGCAATCTCTTCTGACAATGATGAAGATATTGATAAAGTTAATCCAGTGAATCGTGTCATTAATAAAC CCCCGGAGAAAAGACAGAGAGCACCATCTGCTTATAACTGCTTCATCAA AGAAGAGATTAGAAGGCTCAAAACTGAAAATCCAAACATGACTCACAAAGAAGCCTTCAGTACAGCTGCAAAAAAT TGGGCCCATTGCCCCCATGTCCACTACAAAGATGATGGAGAGAGCATTGGCTTGGAAGAGGAGAACAGCACATGGTCCTCTGATGCAGCTGAG GTCAACATAGAAAGCAAAGGTTTCCATGAAAGAAAGGTTCCAAGGCATTACATGTGGGCAAAGACACCCTTTGAATGA